A genomic window from Candidatus Denitrolinea symbiosum includes:
- a CDS encoding ATP-dependent transcriptional regulator, producing MTSQPLIATKFHIPPARADFVARPRLYAMLETGLRAALTLISAPPGFGKSALVVDWIHSRAEPRPAWLALDEGDDQPALFWRYFVAALQARYAGIGETAQTILNAPQPPELETILAALVNELAAAEESLALVIDDYHLIRSPEIHNNLNFLLDHQPANFHLILLTREDPPLNLARRRARRQMIEIRSVDLRFNREEAAEFLRAAMGLTLTTEQIAALENRTEGWIVGLQMAALSMRGRDTQAFFDSFTGDDRHIADYLIEEVLDRQTPATRDFLLRTSILEKLSAPLCEAVIGKSPIELAALERANLFLIPLDNVRVWYRYHHLFADLLRQRLRGAASAEEIAELYRSASGWCEANGDIHAAIRYARHIPDEERVAHLLQTYAGLFFAQNELVQLTDFARGLPASLLENHPRRCMAIAWAMVGTRQNAEPWLARVERHFGMSAEAALTDDSLDDARRAALLEVLVARQPIMFEDPALRSRERLLAMQTRLARLPDDTPCLFNTVGSLRPVVGYSLGFDAANAGEVRLAAQYLKEAMTFSRQNNNQHLLQLSAALLASVELTQGKLRAAHRTHLQALSESPQDISPYAAQAHAGLGIIYSEWGEMEKAENYFQTGLPLARAWNQWDALFAIVTGLARIAKRRGDSQTALSLLDEFHPQNENLSTQTEALRRVWTGDPASSLTWLESNHLSALSTPTPFNESLTLDVTRIFLSANRMDDALTLAQKILDSAKAGGRNHYVIQANILLAKIFAAQGKTADALSRLAEALQLAEPEKYLSAFVDEGDTIRALLMKMTGNPPAQRVLAGFGSGAESPEKPGQPSVGVEALSEREREVLRLVAEGCSNQDIASRLVISITTVKTHMGNIFNKLGVASRTQAIARADALGLLPKR from the coding sequence ATGACCTCTCAGCCGTTGATCGCGACCAAATTCCACATCCCGCCTGCGCGGGCGGACTTTGTCGCGCGTCCGCGCCTGTATGCCATGCTGGAGACAGGCTTGCGCGCGGCGTTGACGCTCATCTCCGCGCCGCCAGGGTTCGGAAAGAGCGCCCTCGTCGTGGATTGGATTCACTCGCGGGCTGAGCCGCGCCCTGCCTGGCTTGCGCTGGACGAAGGCGACGACCAGCCCGCGCTTTTCTGGCGATATTTCGTCGCCGCGCTGCAGGCGCGTTACGCGGGAATTGGCGAAACCGCGCAAACGATCTTGAATGCGCCGCAACCGCCCGAACTCGAAACAATCCTCGCCGCGCTCGTCAATGAACTTGCCGCAGCGGAAGAATCCCTCGCCCTGGTCATAGACGATTATCACCTCATCCGATCCCCCGAAATTCACAACAACCTCAACTTTCTGCTCGACCACCAGCCCGCCAACTTTCATTTGATATTGCTGACGCGCGAAGACCCGCCGCTCAACCTTGCCCGCCGCCGCGCCCGCCGCCAGATGATCGAGATTCGCTCCGTTGACCTGCGCTTCAACCGCGAAGAAGCCGCCGAATTCCTCCGCGCCGCGATGGGACTGACCCTGACGACCGAACAGATCGCCGCGCTCGAAAACCGCACCGAAGGCTGGATCGTCGGCTTGCAGATGGCGGCGCTGTCCATGCGCGGGCGCGACACGCAAGCCTTTTTCGATTCGTTCACAGGCGACGACCGCCACATCGCGGACTATCTCATTGAAGAAGTCCTCGACCGCCAGACCCCAGCCACGCGGGATTTCCTGCTCCGCACCTCGATCCTCGAAAAACTCTCCGCGCCGTTGTGCGAAGCCGTGATCGGCAAATCCCCCATCGAACTCGCCGCGCTGGAACGCGCCAACCTTTTCCTCATCCCGCTCGACAACGTGCGCGTCTGGTATCGCTACCACCACCTGTTCGCAGACCTGTTGCGACAGCGTTTGCGCGGCGCGGCGTCGGCGGAAGAAATAGCCGAGTTGTATCGCTCCGCCAGCGGGTGGTGCGAAGCGAACGGCGACATCCACGCCGCGATTCGCTACGCGCGGCACATCCCTGACGAAGAACGCGTGGCGCATCTTTTGCAAACCTATGCGGGGCTGTTCTTCGCGCAAAACGAACTCGTGCAACTGACCGACTTTGCGCGCGGACTGCCCGCGTCGCTGTTGGAAAATCATCCGCGGCGGTGCATGGCAATTGCATGGGCGATGGTCGGCACGCGCCAAAACGCCGAGCCGTGGCTGGCGCGCGTCGAACGACATTTTGGCATGTCTGCCGAAGCCGCGCTCACCGACGACTCGCTCGACGACGCCCGCCGCGCCGCGCTGCTCGAAGTTCTCGTCGCCCGCCAGCCGATTATGTTCGAAGACCCCGCCCTCCGTTCGCGCGAACGATTGCTCGCCATGCAGACGCGGCTTGCGCGACTGCCCGACGATACGCCGTGCCTGTTCAATACCGTTGGGTCGCTCCGTCCCGTAGTTGGGTACAGCCTGGGCTTCGACGCGGCAAATGCGGGAGAAGTTCGGCTTGCCGCGCAATATCTCAAAGAAGCCATGACATTCTCGCGCCAAAACAACAACCAACACCTTTTGCAACTTTCAGCGGCTCTGCTTGCCAGCGTCGAACTCACTCAAGGAAAACTTCGCGCCGCGCATCGCACGCATTTACAGGCGCTTTCCGAGTCGCCGCAGGACATCTCGCCGTACGCCGCGCAAGCGCACGCGGGGCTGGGAATAATTTATTCTGAATGGGGCGAGATGGAAAAAGCGGAAAATTATTTTCAAACGGGGTTGCCGCTGGCGCGCGCCTGGAATCAGTGGGACGCGCTCTTCGCCATTGTCACGGGTCTCGCGCGCATCGCGAAACGGCGCGGCGATTCTCAAACCGCGCTTTCGCTGTTGGATGAATTCCATCCGCAGAACGAAAACCTGTCGACACAGACCGAAGCCCTGCGCCGCGTCTGGACGGGCGACCCCGCTTCTTCTCTGACCTGGCTTGAGTCGAACCATCTTTCGGCTTTATCCACGCCGACGCCTTTCAACGAGTCGCTGACGCTCGATGTGACGCGCATATTCCTCTCCGCAAACCGCATGGACGACGCTTTGACGCTGGCGCAAAAAATTCTCGACTCGGCGAAGGCGGGCGGACGGAATCACTATGTCATTCAGGCGAACATCCTGCTCGCGAAGATTTTCGCCGCGCAAGGGAAAACCGCCGACGCGCTTTCCCGCCTCGCCGAAGCCCTGCAACTTGCCGAGCCAGAAAAATATCTGTCGGCGTTTGTGGATGAGGGCGATACCATCCGCGCGTTGCTAATGAAGATGACGGGCAACCCGCCCGCCCAGAGGGTTCTGGCGGGATTCGGCTCGGGGGCAGAGTCGCCTGAGAAGCCAGGTCAGCCGTCGGTGGGGGTTGAAGCGTTGAGCGAGCGCGAGCGCGAAGTCTTGCGTCTCGTCGCGGAGGGTTGTTCCAATCAGGACATCGCATCCCGTCTTGTCATTTCGATCACGACCGTGAAAACGCACATGGGGAATATCTTCAACAAACTGGGCGTCGCCAGCCGCACGCAAGCCATCGCGCGCGCGGATGCGTTGGGGTTACTACCTAAACGCTGA
- a CDS encoding CAAX protease self-immunity produces MNASLKRHSLVVGLALMFLYTWTIDFSNSGVLPFKVPFAVVLTLGWGFILVSVLMTWATLGRDAMIAFLKRFLLWRVGWTWWLVALLLLPALGFASILLTSWLARVPVDFSHPMIRDVVPLDAPLLALVLPWLIFEILTNGEEWGWRGYVLPRLQAKYNALTASLIVGVIWSVWHLPKFLGTGMNDERSFAWFTVAHLALAVLYTWLYNNTRGSILLVVLFHATGNTAGMFLPVKFAVAGGVAENMLVALYIVAAVVVTLIAGAENLSRTEERQIQA; encoded by the coding sequence ATGAACGCTTCCCTCAAACGCCATTCGCTCGTCGTCGGTCTCGCGCTGATGTTCCTCTACACATGGACGATTGATTTTTCGAACTCGGGCGTCCTGCCATTCAAGGTTCCGTTCGCTGTCGTCCTCACGCTCGGCTGGGGATTCATCCTCGTCTCGGTTTTGATGACATGGGCGACTCTCGGCAGGGACGCGATGATCGCGTTCTTGAAACGCTTCCTGCTCTGGCGCGTCGGCTGGACGTGGTGGCTGGTCGCGCTCCTGCTTTTGCCCGCCCTGGGATTCGCTTCGATCCTCCTGACCTCGTGGCTTGCGCGCGTCCCTGTTGATTTTTCCCATCCGATGATTCGCGACGTAGTCCCGCTCGACGCGCCGCTGCTCGCGCTCGTCCTGCCGTGGCTGATTTTTGAAATCCTGACCAACGGCGAAGAATGGGGCTGGCGCGGTTACGTCCTGCCGCGCTTGCAAGCCAAGTACAACGCGCTGACCGCCAGCCTGATCGTCGGCGTGATTTGGTCGGTCTGGCATTTGCCGAAATTTCTGGGAACGGGCATGAACGACGAACGATCCTTCGCGTGGTTCACGGTCGCGCATCTTGCCCTGGCGGTTCTATATACCTGGCTCTACAACAACACGCGCGGAAGCATCCTGCTCGTGGTTCTCTTCCATGCCACAGGGAACACTGCAGGGATGTTCCTGCCCGTCAAGTTCGCCGTCGCTGGCGGAGTTGCGGAGAACATGCTGGTCGCGCTGTACATTGTCGCGGCTGTTGTGGTAACGCTTATCGCAGGCGCGGAGAATCTCTCGCGGACGGAAGAGAGACAGATTCAGGCATAA
- a CDS encoding glutamine--fructose-6-phosphate transaminase (isomerizing) yields MGAVYFAQLAGRAAIPVLAPQFIAQYAPAVTHDDVGIFVSQSGETKDVLNALEVAEARGMACFGLANVVGSTLTKATSFSLLLCCGYEISVPATKTFTNQVVTFLYLAYKLAGKDVRELDSIPELMDKTIEMVEPQVKEIAKEINEWNDLYCLGYGATYAIALEGALKLKEITYAHCEGMLSTEFKHGPLSAVSKGFPIVFVAGPNDVPLIISGINEVKVRGARTIVIAEEDPRLRANADDVIALPKSDPQISALLGVLPLQLLSYHMSVMRDFDPDFPRNLSKTLTVD; encoded by the coding sequence GTGGGCGCGGTGTATTTCGCACAATTGGCGGGGCGCGCCGCGATCCCTGTGCTGGCGCCGCAGTTCATCGCGCAATACGCACCCGCAGTAACTCACGATGACGTGGGAATTTTCGTCAGCCAATCGGGCGAGACAAAAGACGTGTTGAACGCATTGGAGGTTGCGGAAGCGCGCGGCATGGCGTGTTTCGGATTGGCAAACGTGGTCGGCTCGACGTTGACGAAAGCGACTTCGTTCTCTCTGCTTTTATGCTGTGGCTACGAGATCAGCGTCCCCGCCACGAAGACGTTTACCAATCAGGTCGTGACGTTTTTGTATCTGGCGTATAAACTCGCGGGAAAAGATGTCCGCGAATTGGACTCCATCCCCGAACTGATGGACAAGACTATCGAGATGGTCGAGCCACAGGTCAAAGAGATCGCCAAAGAGATCAACGAGTGGAACGACCTGTACTGTCTCGGCTACGGCGCGACGTACGCCATCGCGCTCGAAGGCGCGTTGAAGTTGAAGGAGATCACGTACGCGCACTGTGAAGGGATGCTCTCGACCGAGTTCAAACACGGACCGCTCTCGGCGGTGAGCAAAGGCTTCCCCATCGTTTTTGTCGCGGGTCCGAACGATGTGCCGCTCATCATCAGCGGCATCAACGAGGTGAAAGTACGCGGCGCGCGAACCATCGTCATCGCGGAGGAGGATCCGCGCCTGCGCGCCAACGCGGACGATGTGATCGCGCTTCCCAAGTCCGATCCGCAGATTTCGGCTTTGCTGGGCGTGTTGCCGTTGCAGTTACTGTCATATCACATGAGCGTGATGCGCGACTTCGATCCTGATTTCCCGCGGAATTTGTCCAAAACGCTGACGGTGGATTGA
- a CDS encoding glutamine--fructose-6-phosphate transaminase (isomerizing), whose translation MCGIFGYVTNKETALGPILIAAAERLTYRGYDSVGAAALNNGKIDLRKDVGKVDSVAAKYNIGEMRGSRGITQLRWATFGEPSQVNAQPHLDSDGDMVGAHNGNVVNNVELREQFMAEGMTVRSQNDGETCVHAVERYINRGYEFIDAIRLAYGDLEGDYAFVIGRADDDKLYAFKKGSGMVVGLGEGFTCVSSDLPSILPLTREVIRPQDGEIVTLWADKVEVRSVKDGKRIERKPETVTESMDAVQKGGYPHFMLKEIHEQSQVARELSHVLNGNREVESLVEKMKNARNLFWLMFRTSDSVE comes from the coding sequence ATGTGCGGAATTTTCGGCTATGTGACGAACAAGGAAACTGCGCTGGGACCCATTCTCATCGCGGCGGCGGAGCGACTCACCTATCGCGGCTACGACTCGGTCGGCGCGGCGGCGTTGAACAACGGCAAAATCGATCTGCGAAAAGACGTGGGTAAAGTGGATTCTGTCGCGGCGAAATATAACATCGGCGAAATGCGCGGCTCGCGCGGAATCACTCAATTGAGATGGGCGACCTTCGGCGAGCCTTCACAGGTCAACGCGCAGCCGCATCTGGATTCGGACGGCGACATGGTGGGCGCGCACAACGGCAACGTGGTGAACAACGTCGAATTGCGCGAGCAGTTCATGGCAGAGGGCATGACCGTCCGTTCGCAAAATGACGGCGAGACCTGCGTCCACGCGGTGGAGCGATACATCAATCGCGGCTATGAGTTCATTGATGCCATTCGTCTCGCTTATGGCGATCTCGAAGGCGACTACGCCTTTGTCATCGGGCGCGCGGACGACGATAAACTCTACGCGTTCAAAAAAGGATCGGGCATGGTGGTGGGACTGGGCGAAGGCTTCACCTGCGTTTCGTCTGACCTGCCTTCGATTCTGCCGCTAACGCGCGAGGTCATCCGCCCGCAGGATGGGGAGATCGTCACATTGTGGGCGGACAAGGTCGAGGTGCGGTCGGTGAAGGATGGGAAAAGAATCGAACGAAAGCCCGAAACAGTGACCGAGTCGATGGATGCGGTGCAGAAGGGCGGGTATCCGCATTTTATGTTGAAAGAGATCCACGAGCAGAGTCAGGTCGCCCGTGAGTTATCCCATGTATTGAACGGAAACCGCGAGGTCGAGTCGCTGGTCGAGAAGATGAAGAACGCGCGCAATTTATTTTGGCTCATGTTCAGAACAAGTGATTCGGTAGAATAG
- a CDS encoding Na+/melibiose symporter — MKQIKKWQEPFYAVGGFGPGFMYQLVLTYLLYYYRPAQARIEEGALVFAPAAGFALGILVARILDGIVDIPIAGWTDNMKSKWGRRRPLMALGFIPTIVFFVLLWFPPITGVSLGEDGHWGNVVYVAVVSTCYFFFHTMISVPYLAALSEIVPDENSRVRVASWQTVFNTGSYVLVFVVAPMLFDRFGVRGAAILLLPSFITFIGPLLVIKETPSDGSQGRSAEKEVPLWESFKQTLTNRTFLIYMSSVATFFFGLQFFLGGLAFMAADMMGITESQLGFMNAAAFAPIPFMLVLFNVMTRKWGAKRAFSAALLAFAVAMLFFPLGWSRLNLPVSPLTVGMIASAIGSFSIGAFFTIPYAFPAQIAAVDAQATGKNRAGMFFAVQGVINQFMGSLSGAALALLLTWRYGVVIIGPVVAAIMVLAFIFFQRYPLGQPSRSAK, encoded by the coding sequence ATGAAACAGATCAAGAAATGGCAGGAACCGTTCTATGCTGTCGGAGGCTTTGGGCCAGGCTTCATGTATCAACTTGTCCTGACCTATCTGCTGTATTATTATCGCCCCGCCCAGGCCAGAATCGAGGAAGGCGCGCTGGTCTTTGCTCCCGCTGCCGGGTTTGCCCTCGGCATACTGGTCGCCCGTATCCTAGACGGCATTGTTGATATTCCCATTGCCGGATGGACCGATAACATGAAAAGCAAGTGGGGCCGCCGCCGTCCTCTGATGGCGCTCGGCTTCATTCCTACCATCGTCTTTTTTGTCTTGCTCTGGTTTCCGCCCATCACCGGCGTCAGCCTGGGCGAAGACGGTCACTGGGGTAACGTGGTCTATGTGGCGGTGGTCAGTACCTGCTACTTCTTCTTCCACACCATGATCAGCGTGCCTTATCTGGCCGCGCTTTCGGAGATCGTGCCAGACGAGAACTCGCGCGTGCGCGTAGCCAGCTGGCAGACGGTCTTCAATACTGGCAGTTATGTCCTGGTCTTCGTGGTGGCGCCCATGTTGTTCGACCGCTTCGGCGTGCGCGGCGCGGCGATTCTGCTGCTGCCCAGTTTCATCACCTTTATCGGGCCGCTGCTGGTCATCAAAGAGACGCCCTCAGACGGCTCGCAAGGTCGCAGCGCTGAGAAGGAAGTTCCCCTGTGGGAGAGTTTTAAGCAAACCCTCACCAATCGGACGTTTCTCATTTACATGTCCTCGGTGGCGACGTTCTTCTTCGGCCTGCAATTCTTCCTGGGCGGGCTGGCTTTCATGGCCGCCGACATGATGGGCATTACCGAGTCCCAGCTGGGATTCATGAACGCCGCGGCGTTCGCTCCCATCCCGTTCATGCTAGTCCTTTTCAATGTGATGACCCGCAAGTGGGGGGCCAAGCGGGCGTTCAGCGCCGCGCTGCTGGCGTTTGCCGTCGCCATGTTGTTCTTCCCGCTCGGCTGGTCGCGTCTCAACCTGCCGGTCTCGCCGCTGACCGTCGGCATGATTGCCAGCGCGATCGGCAGTTTTTCCATTGGCGCGTTCTTTACCATTCCATACGCGTTCCCAGCCCAGATCGCCGCGGTGGACGCGCAGGCGACCGGCAAGAATCGCGCCGGCATGTTCTTCGCGGTGCAGGGCGTGATCAATCAGTTCATGGGCTCGCTGTCCGGCGCGGCTCTGGCGTTGCTGTTGACCTGGCGATATGGAGTTGTGATCATCGGCCCAGTTGTGGCCGCCATCATGGTCCTTGCCTTCATCTTCTTCCAACGGTATCCGCTCGGCCAGCCGTCGCGTTCGGCCAAATAG